The following are encoded in a window of Roseimicrobium gellanilyticum genomic DNA:
- a CDS encoding SUKH-3 domain-containing protein translates to MKHRFSPELEYKLEKSGWYAGRETDAELKLLHFPMHKAGERFLTEFGGLTIGSQLFCNAYYVNAHYEHHERLAVLSGLPNLLPVAATWYWGEGSLWLDATGRAYLTDDYELAFVGKTVEEALELLILGKEIPAHYRRWDLPPREM, encoded by the coding sequence GTGAAGCACCGCTTCTCCCCAGAGCTGGAGTACAAGCTGGAAAAGTCCGGCTGGTATGCTGGTCGCGAGACGGATGCGGAGCTCAAACTGCTCCATTTTCCCATGCACAAGGCCGGGGAACGATTCCTGACGGAGTTTGGTGGGCTGACGATTGGCTCGCAGCTCTTCTGCAACGCGTACTACGTGAATGCGCACTATGAGCACCATGAGCGTCTGGCGGTGCTCTCAGGCCTGCCCAATCTCCTTCCGGTGGCAGCGACCTGGTATTGGGGTGAGGGCTCGCTCTGGCTGGATGCGACAGGCCGCGCCTATCTGACAGACGACTATGAACTGGCCTTCGTGGGCAAAACCGTGGAAGAGGCTTTGGAGCTGCTCATCCTGGGAAAGGAGATCCCGGCACACTACAGGCGCTGGGATCTGCCACCTCGCGAAATGTAG
- a CDS encoding NADH-quinone oxidoreductase subunit C: MNAAQIVKALTEKFGPAITGTTEFRGEHNVSVTLESLKPLLRYCRDELGFDYLVDISSVDHYETEPRFEMVYELYGMTHHEHLRVKAMLPEDQNVPTVTDIWLTANWHEREAYDMMGIKFDDHPDLRRILMWEGYPFFPLRKEFPLAGKPSDMPEIAFTGIAPLEGGPFVTCPTDADTIDREPRAKSFDS; the protein is encoded by the coding sequence ATGAACGCCGCGCAAATCGTCAAGGCCCTCACCGAGAAGTTCGGACCTGCCATCACCGGCACCACGGAGTTCCGTGGCGAGCACAATGTCAGCGTGACCTTGGAGTCCCTGAAGCCCCTGCTACGCTACTGCCGCGATGAACTGGGTTTCGACTACCTCGTGGACATTTCCAGCGTGGACCATTACGAGACCGAGCCGCGGTTTGAGATGGTGTATGAGCTTTACGGGATGACGCATCACGAGCATCTGCGCGTGAAAGCCATGCTCCCCGAAGACCAGAATGTTCCAACGGTGACGGACATCTGGCTCACGGCCAACTGGCATGAGCGCGAGGCCTATGACATGATGGGCATCAAGTTCGACGACCATCCCGATCTCCGCCGCATCCTCATGTGGGAGGGCTATCCCTTCTTCCCCCTGCGCAAGGAGTTTCCCCTGGCTGGAAAGCCCAGCGACATGCCGGAAATCGCCTTCACCGGGATCGCTCCGCTGGAGGGTGGTCCCTTCGTCACGTGCCCCACGGACGCAGACACCATCGATCGCGAGCCCCGTGCGAAGAGCTTTGATTCATAG
- the nuoB gene encoding NADH-quinone oxidoreductase subunit NuoB has product MSAPEPIVTPFAYDSKIESNVVITKLDAAINWMRKNSLWPMPMGLACCAIELMATASSRYDISRFGAEVFRFSPRQADVMVVAGTVTYKMALAVKRIWDQMPEPKWCIAMGACASSGGMYRSYAVLQGIDRLIPVDVYISGCPPRPEALLEGFFRLQKKIEAESSLLDQKKELVEELS; this is encoded by the coding sequence ATGTCTGCACCCGAGCCCATCGTCACCCCTTTTGCCTACGATTCCAAAATCGAGAGCAATGTCGTCATCACCAAGCTGGATGCGGCGATCAACTGGATGCGCAAGAATTCCCTCTGGCCGATGCCGATGGGTCTTGCCTGCTGCGCCATCGAGCTCATGGCCACGGCCAGCTCCCGCTATGACATCTCCCGCTTCGGTGCGGAAGTCTTCCGTTTTTCCCCTCGCCAGGCTGACGTGATGGTCGTGGCCGGCACGGTTACCTACAAGATGGCCCTCGCCGTGAAGCGCATCTGGGACCAGATGCCGGAGCCGAAATGGTGCATCGCCATGGGCGCCTGCGCCAGCAGCGGCGGGATGTACCGCAGCTACGCGGTGCTGCAAGGCATCGATCGCCTCATCCCGGTGGACGTCTACATTTCCGGATGCCCTCCCCGTCCTGAAGCGCTTCTGGAAGGTTTCTTCCGTCTGCAGAAGAAGATCGAAGCTGAGTCTTCCCTGCTCGACCAGAAGAAGGAACTCGTGGAGGAACTGAGCTAA